One stretch of Candidatus Saccharibacteria bacterium oral taxon 488 DNA includes these proteins:
- the rpsH gene encoding 30S ribosomal protein S8 has protein sequence MSMQTTDPIADLLTRIRNAKLVGKTEVRVPSSKMKKVIAEQLVKNGYLADVKLEDAKPRGVLVVTINEAGTNSTINEITRVSKPGRRVYVGASEIPKVKSGRGLVLISTSKGVMTGAEAAKAKLGGELLLKVY, from the coding sequence ATGTCTATGCAAACTACAGACCCAATCGCCGACCTTCTGACGCGCATTCGCAATGCGAAACTGGTTGGCAAGACGGAAGTTCGTGTTCCGTCCAGCAAGATGAAAAAAGTCATCGCTGAGCAATTAGTCAAAAACGGCTACCTTGCAGATGTTAAACTAGAGGACGCCAAGCCTCGCGGTGTGCTGGTCGTGACCATCAACGAAGCAGGTACCAACAGCACCATCAACGAGATCACCCGCGTATCAAAGCCAGGCCGTCGTGTCTACGTCGGCGCTAGCGAGATTCCAAAGGTGAAAAGCGGCCGCGGTTTGGTACTCATCTCAACCTCAAAAGGTGTCATGACTGGCGCTGAAGCAGCCAAGGCTAAGCTTGGTGGTGAGTTGTTGTTGAAGGTGTATTAA
- the rpsN gene encoding 30S ribosomal protein S14, translating to MAKKSMVARDKKRLKMIAKYAAKRAELKELGDLDGLQKLPRNSSPTRHKNRDSISGRPRGYMRQFGLSRINFREKAAKGEIPGITKSSW from the coding sequence ATGGCTAAGAAATCAATGGTCGCTCGCGACAAAAAGCGTCTGAAGATGATTGCAAAATACGCTGCGAAGCGCGCTGAGCTCAAAGAACTTGGCGACCTCGACGGTTTGCAGAAATTGCCTCGCAACTCGAGCCCGACTCGGCACAAGAACCGCGACAGCATTTCCGGCCGTCCACGCGGCTACATGCGCCAGTTTGGCCTGAGCCGCATCAATTTCCGCGAAAAAGCAGCCAAGGGCGAAATCCCAGGCATAACAAAGAGTAGTTGGTAA
- the rplE gene encoding 50S ribosomal protein L5 gives MAEKKTVVPAPRLKALYQEKYLKELQAELDLKNVHQVPALEKIIVSVGTGKKKDDKRHFEIVKNTVEKITGQAPVARQAKKSIAGFSIRKGMGAPIGVSVTLRGSRMYEFMDRLINVALPRVRDFHGVGLKFDKGGNYNLGIIEQSIFPELTFEETQILHGLQVTFVIKNGSKEASRALLEKFGMPFEKKGGVK, from the coding sequence ATGGCAGAGAAGAAAACCGTCGTGCCAGCTCCTCGCTTGAAAGCCTTGTACCAGGAAAAATACCTGAAGGAACTGCAAGCCGAACTAGATCTAAAGAACGTGCACCAAGTGCCAGCTTTGGAAAAGATCATCGTGAGCGTTGGCACCGGCAAAAAGAAAGATGACAAGCGTCATTTTGAAATTGTCAAAAACACCGTTGAGAAAATCACCGGTCAGGCACCAGTTGCCCGCCAAGCAAAGAAGTCAATCGCTGGTTTTAGTATTCGTAAAGGCATGGGTGCGCCAATCGGCGTTAGCGTCACGTTGCGCGGCAGCAGGATGTACGAGTTCATGGATCGTTTGATCAACGTGGCACTGCCACGCGTCCGCGACTTCCACGGCGTCGGTCTGAAATTTGACAAAGGCGGTAACTACAACCTGGGTATCATCGAGCAGTCAATATTCCCGGAACTGACGTTCGAGGAAACACAGATTTTGCACGGCTTGCAGGTAACATTTGTCATCAAGAACGGCAGCAAGGAAGCGTCAAGAGCCTTGCTCGAGAAGTTCGGCATGCCGTTTGAGAAGAAAGGAGGCGTTAAGTAA
- the rplX gene encoding 50S ribosomal protein L24, which produces MARIHKDDTVKIIAGKNKGTTGKVLKVNTKDQTVLVEGVGVGHRHVKPSQYNPKGGKKDIHVPMDISKVALVVDEKSGKTSRVGLVKNADGGKTRVARQAKNKEIK; this is translated from the coding sequence ATGGCTCGTATTCACAAAGATGACACCGTAAAAATAATTGCTGGTAAGAACAAGGGTACGACTGGTAAAGTCCTGAAAGTTAACACCAAAGATCAGACTGTTCTGGTCGAAGGTGTTGGCGTCGGGCACCGCCACGTCAAGCCAAGCCAGTACAACCCAAAAGGCGGCAAGAAAGATATCCACGTACCGATGGACATCAGCAAAGTCGCGCTGGTTGTTGACGAAAAGTCAGGCAAAACCAGCCGGGTTGGTTTAGTAAAGAACGCTGACGGCGGCAAAACTCGCGTCGCTCGCCAAGCAAAAAATAAGGAGATTAAATAA
- the rplN gene encoding 50S ribosomal protein L14, with protein sequence MIQQESRLKVADNSGAKEVLCIRVLGGTRRRYARVGDVIVCSVKDASPTGNVKKKSVVKAVVVRTRDQIHRKDGSTICFDDNAVVIINDDKQPKATRVFGPVPRELRDMGYMKIISLAPEVL encoded by the coding sequence ATGATCCAACAAGAATCTCGCCTCAAGGTAGCTGACAACTCGGGTGCCAAAGAAGTATTGTGCATTCGCGTTCTCGGCGGTACCCGTCGCCGCTACGCTCGCGTTGGTGACGTGATCGTCTGTTCAGTCAAAGATGCCAGCCCAACCGGCAACGTCAAAAAGAAATCTGTCGTCAAGGCTGTGGTGGTTCGCACCCGCGACCAAATCCACCGCAAAGACGGCTCAACCATTTGCTTTGATGACAACGCCGTGGTGATTATCAACGATGACAAGCAGCCAAAGGCTACCCGTGTCTTCGGCCCAGTGCCACGCGAACTACGCGACATGGGCTACATGAAGATTATCAGCTTGGCTCCGGAGGTACTCTAA
- the rpsQ gene encoding 30S ribosomal protein S17: protein MARRTLIGVVTSAKRDKTITVTVTSRETHPLYGKQYTVTRKYTAHDETNQAGEGDKVQIEETRPISKTKSFTLVKVIEKSRGSIKLKAEVSGETEEEAKEDNK, encoded by the coding sequence ATGGCCCGACGAACACTGATTGGCGTCGTAACGAGTGCCAAGCGCGACAAGACCATCACTGTGACGGTCACCAGCCGCGAAACGCATCCGCTCTACGGCAAACAGTACACCGTGACTCGCAAGTACACTGCTCATGATGAGACCAATCAAGCAGGCGAAGGCGACAAGGTGCAAATCGAAGAGACTCGCCCAATTTCCAAGACCAAGAGCTTTACCCTGGTCAAGGTGATTGAAAAGTCTCGCGGTTCTATCAAACTAAAGGCTGAAGTTTCTGGCGAAACTGAGGAAGAGGCCAAGGAGGATAACAAATGA
- the rpmC gene encoding 50S ribosomal protein L29, with translation MTETKKTAKAAVVKTVDDLKKELAEKRNDLLQAKRSHAAGELVNPKALRSLRKDIARLLTQLNEKESK, from the coding sequence ATGACTGAGACAAAGAAAACCGCAAAAGCAGCAGTTGTAAAGACCGTTGACGATTTGAAGAAGGAACTCGCCGAAAAGCGAAATGACCTGCTTCAAGCAAAGCGTTCTCACGCTGCTGGCGAATTAGTTAATCCAAAAGCGTTGCGTTCACTCCGCAAGGACATCGCGCGCCTGCTGACACAACTTAACGAAAAGGAGAGCAAGTAA